From the Bombus affinis isolate iyBomAffi1 chromosome 4, iyBomAffi1.2, whole genome shotgun sequence genome, the window ATAATTGATTGCAAAATTCAATACTTATTCAATACTTAATCAAGATAATCTTCAAAATCTTGTACACAAATAATGTAAGACAGAAATCATTCTTAAACTTTTACAGATACTCTTTTGAAATGATGTAAATTTTATTCTGTATGTACTTTATCACACAGCTAATAGTTTACAAACGATTTTAATTAttctatattactatatatttgcactctgtgtgtgtgtgtgtgtgtgtatgtgtgtgtgtgttgttcATTTTAAATAATGTTGTATCATCCTCGTTTGATATTATGAAAGATTAAGAACAACATAAGAAGAACCTGAAAAAATTAATCTATTTCAAATGAAGTGTACAATACACAGACGTGTATGACCTTTGCCATATTTATCACCTAACGGAATAACGAGCAACAAATTACAGACGTTGTCATTGCCGTTCTAAGTGTCGAGACACAAACATAATACATTTTGAATCCAAGAAGTGAAAAAGTATCAAAAATTTACAAACTATACTACTTGTGTACTTATTACCAAAGAGAAATTCCTTCCCTGTTATTACTTTGCATTTAAAGATAAAAACTAACGAAGAAGATGGCGCTACGGTCAAGAAGCAATCATTTGAAATCTACGTCAGATACTTCGGAAATAGTAAACAATGAGGGGAAATCGCAAAATAATTCTATTTCGATTGAAAATAAATACACAAGCTGTACTTTCCAAAATTTCAAAGTAAGAAAGAAATGTTTTAGGGAAAACTCATCTTGTGAGCCAAAAGAGGTGCAATCTGCGAATAATTCCCAAAACTTCGTGAGGAAAATAATTGCTTCCTTggaaagaaaaaacaaagcttGTACAGCAAACAGcgatttttttacaaaatataacaGAAGAAATGACTCGAATCTTAATTTTGATCACTCCTTcaatagaaaaattgaaatctcTAACaacataaaaaatgaaattccaGTTTCAAATATAGAAACAAAAACAAGTAAAGTATCTTCGGAAGATGATAACGAGATACAGAATTCTCGACCAGAAACGCCTACCAGATATTACCTACCTGTATCTTCAAATATTGGAACGAGAAAAAAAGTTTCCCTAGAAATCTgtattgaaaataataattctaagAAATCGGTAGACGAAACTTTCAATAAGCAAgagaataattttaaaataaatgaacaaccaaataaaaaatattataaagaagGTTATGTACACTGCAGTTCAAGAAATGACATCGAAGTCTGTAACcatgaaagaaaaaaattttATGACTCTTCTTCGTTCGATCCTAATCGATATCGGGTTGAGTTACAAAATCGAACAGACACTTTAAATTCCTATTATTTAGAAAGCGACGAAAACGATCGTAAAAAAAATACGttagagaaaatatttatacattcggAGAGAGAAGAGGGAAGTTTAAACGGAAGTACTTTCAGAAAAAGACTCAATAAAAGTAAGTCACTCAAAAATTTCTTTGTGTCCATGATAAAGTGGAAAAAGTCTAAAAGTAAGGAGAGACCTCGACGCTTTATGTCTTGTGATCATTTATTGGAGGACACAAAAATAATTGGttctaaaaatgataaaatattacCAAGAACTTCTTCATATCAAGCAATCGTTTTCCATCAAGAAAATTTTGAGCAGGTAAAacaattaaatatatgtatcttttaattaattgaataaatgtttattaaattaaattaaattacatttgatcttttaacaatataataaaaaattacaggTCAAACGTAACGCGACAATTCATCCCATTTATG encodes:
- the LOC126915202 gene encoding uncharacterized protein LOC126915202, with translation MALRSRSNHLKSTSDTSEIVNNEGKSQNNSISIENKYTSCTFQNFKVRKKCFRENSSCEPKEVQSANNSQNFVRKIIASLERKNKACTANSDFFTKYNRRNDSNLNFDHSFNRKIEISNNIKNEIPVSNIETKTSKVSSEDDNEIQNSRPETPTRYYLPVSSNIGTRKKVSLEICIENNNSKKSVDETFNKQENNFKINEQPNKKYYKEGYVHCSSRNDIEVCNHERKKFYDSSSFDPNRYRVELQNRTDTLNSYYLESDENDRKKNTLEKIFIHSEREEGSLNGSTFRKRLNKSKSLKNFFVSMIKWKKSKSKERPRRFMSCDHLLEDTKIIGSKNDKILPRTSSYQAIVFHQENFEQVKRNATIHPIYGGKRNQQLLEVLAKRNEDRKRLLIHGSVENLVKPSTIKDIVKHLENSKTLQLPQESRKY